Proteins from a single region of Candidatus Puniceispirillum marinum IMCC1322:
- a CDS encoding M23 family metallopeptidase, translating into MPVRQNLIYRRLLAGIALTVTFIAGDMLSSGFGSVAHATNVNNAVINNPDETMLDGAMVPVHQASFAIPTSRPDKALSYGTKSVIIELPQPKPSLESIFPVSTARLGDMIRSQTGQDTDKEADYQLKAGDGLANVLRRAGYSNTDIANSVTAIQTRTSLRSLPVGMKITISDLGYRFTTRDGRDIYALKDPESGWIAIRAIRPVDTYLTFANGVIDGSIYKSTITAGVPDAAFNEYVRVMGFSVDFQREIRNGDVFELLYETSYDQITGNAVNTRLHYAGLKLSGNQLAFYRYENSDAGIGWFDRNGASAARTLIRTPISGARLSSSFGRRKHPVSGYTAMHKGVDFAAPTGTPIIAAGSGVVSKAGWRGSYGRYVRIRHNSTYDTAYAHMKSIARGVRAGARVQQGQIIGYVGTTGRSTGPHLHYEILVNNRQVNPVTVRLPTGTRLDEAFLPAFSRQVDLVDAEVLSRGSIQFAQNDLISSLGDAP; encoded by the coding sequence ATGCCAGTACGTCAAAACTTAATTTATCGACGCTTGCTTGCGGGCATAGCTCTGACAGTTACTTTTATCGCAGGTGATATGTTGTCGTCTGGGTTTGGTTCGGTCGCGCATGCGACCAACGTCAATAATGCTGTTATTAATAATCCTGACGAAACCATGCTTGACGGTGCAATGGTGCCTGTTCATCAGGCCTCTTTTGCGATTCCCACGTCCCGACCAGACAAAGCCCTATCATATGGGACAAAATCAGTAATTATTGAGTTGCCGCAGCCCAAACCATCGCTAGAAAGCATTTTTCCTGTTTCTACAGCACGTCTTGGTGACATGATTCGCTCACAGACTGGTCAAGATACCGACAAAGAAGCCGATTATCAGCTTAAAGCAGGCGATGGCTTGGCCAATGTTTTGCGCCGCGCCGGATACTCAAACACCGATATTGCCAATTCGGTAACGGCGATCCAAACTCGAACAAGCCTGCGAAGCCTGCCAGTCGGCATGAAAATCACCATCAGCGACCTTGGTTACCGCTTCACAACCCGTGACGGACGCGACATTTATGCCCTGAAAGATCCCGAAAGCGGCTGGATTGCGATTCGGGCAATACGCCCCGTCGATACTTATCTGACTTTTGCAAATGGCGTTATCGATGGATCAATCTATAAATCAACCATAACGGCTGGGGTTCCGGATGCTGCTTTTAATGAATATGTACGCGTTATGGGATTTTCGGTCGATTTTCAGCGCGAAATCCGTAATGGCGATGTTTTCGAATTATTATATGAAACATCCTATGACCAGATTACCGGTAACGCGGTTAACACAAGATTGCATTACGCTGGTTTGAAATTATCCGGAAACCAGCTTGCTTTCTATCGCTATGAAAATAGTGATGCGGGCATTGGCTGGTTCGACAGAAATGGCGCCTCGGCGGCACGCACACTGATACGGACACCTATTTCTGGTGCGCGCCTATCATCATCTTTTGGCCGCCGCAAACATCCAGTCAGCGGTTATACAGCCATGCATAAGGGGGTGGATTTTGCAGCGCCGACAGGCACCCCCATCATCGCAGCCGGTTCGGGGGTTGTTAGCAAAGCCGGATGGCGGGGCTCATATGGGCGTTATGTCCGCATCAGACATAACAGCACTTACGATACTGCCTATGCGCACATGAAATCTATCGCGCGCGGTGTTAGAGCCGGTGCGCGCGTCCAGCAAGGGCAGATTATCGGTTATGTAGGAACGACCGGGCGTTCGACCGGGCCACATTTGCATTATGAAATTCTGGTCAATAACCGCCAGGTCAATCCGGTCACGGTACGGCTACCAACCGGTACCCGCCTTGATGAGGCGTTTCTACCTGCTTTTTCAAGGCAAGTTGACCTTGTCGATGCCGAAGTTCTATCACGTGGCAGCATCCAATTTGCCCAAAATGACCTGATTTCGTCGCTTGGTGATGCCCCTTGA
- a CDS encoding lysophospholipid acyltransferase family protein, whose amino-acid sequence MPVDFDGASSALRSNIETKKSAIKHVRSGGAIVIFPAGRVSTRKHPLTEAIDADWKLFCGSLIKKSNASVLPVFFSGENSLFFHLASFVGEAMRESLLTFEIVRRMNSDVHATLGELIDYRDLSNIADKSELLTYIRDQVYALKVTTENFFPLAIK is encoded by the coding sequence TTGCCAGTAGATTTTGATGGCGCATCATCGGCATTGCGCTCGAATATTGAAACAAAGAAATCGGCGATCAAACATGTTAGATCGGGTGGGGCAATTGTCATTTTCCCTGCGGGTCGTGTTTCAACAAGGAAGCACCCTCTTACCGAGGCCATAGATGCCGACTGGAAGTTGTTTTGTGGGTCTCTCATAAAGAAAAGTAATGCTAGTGTTCTACCGGTATTTTTTTCGGGGGAAAATAGTTTGTTCTTTCATCTTGCAAGCTTTGTGGGCGAAGCCATGCGGGAATCATTGCTGACATTTGAGATTGTCCGGCGGATGAATAGTGATGTTCACGCAACATTGGGCGAGTTGATAGATTACCGCGATCTCAGCAATATTGCCGATAAAAGCGAGTTGTTGACTTATATCAGAGATCAAGTTTACGCGTTAAAGGTAACAACTGAAAACTTTTTTCCGCTAGCAATCAAGTAA
- the comE gene encoding sulfopyruvate decarboxylase subunit beta, with translation MIRSDVLKELIPLISDELVICNIGLPSQELHMMDDQPSNFYMLGTMGLSSSIGLGLALAQKSKVIAIDGDGSVLTNLCTLPTIANNPADNFILLIIDNGSYGSTGDQPTYAGKKTSLTKMAEAAGCDNVIECSAEDTPAVMKEALAGDKMTIIVSKCASGNIKVPVIEMDAPVIRHRFMTEVSRRNA, from the coding sequence ATGATCCGCAGTGATGTTTTAAAAGAACTTATTCCGCTTATCTCCGACGAACTGGTGATCTGTAATATTGGTCTGCCGTCGCAGGAATTGCATATGATGGACGACCAGCCAAGCAACTTCTATATGCTTGGTACCATGGGTCTGTCCTCGTCTATCGGCCTTGGTCTGGCACTGGCACAGAAATCCAAAGTTATCGCTATTGACGGTGATGGTTCGGTGCTGACCAACCTATGCACCTTGCCAACGATTGCCAATAATCCGGCAGATAATTTTATCCTGCTGATCATTGATAATGGCAGCTATGGATCAACTGGTGATCAGCCGACTTATGCTGGCAAGAAAACATCACTGACCAAAATGGCCGAAGCCGCCGGTTGTGACAATGTGATCGAATGTTCAGCCGAAGACACGCCAGCTGTTATGAAAGAAGCCCTGGCAGGCGACAAGATGACCATCATCGTGTCTAAATGTGCGTCAGGCAATATCAAGGTGCCTGTTATTGAAATGGATGCCCCGGTGATCCGCCATCGTTTCATGACCGAGGTGAGCAGACGGAACGCCTAA
- the comD gene encoding sulfopyruvate decarboxylase subunit alpha, with the protein MSINKKIVADLVRNKVEFVTTVPCKQLAGVIDEIENSEDIFHIPSSKEDEGMGLCAGAYMGGKRPAIIMQNTAIGVTINTLATLIQYYNIPLPMLISYRGEIGEPVACQVEMAVHTKALLAQMSIPTYHFHDQEDANELDDILKYCFMAKKPVAILTDASFWQGY; encoded by the coding sequence ATGTCCATAAATAAGAAAATCGTTGCAGACCTTGTTCGCAACAAGGTCGAGTTTGTGACCACCGTACCCTGCAAACAGCTGGCAGGTGTGATTGACGAAATCGAAAATTCTGAAGATATTTTCCACATTCCATCGAGCAAAGAAGATGAAGGCATGGGGCTTTGCGCCGGTGCCTATATGGGCGGTAAACGCCCTGCCATCATCATGCAGAATACGGCGATCGGTGTTACCATCAACACGCTGGCGACACTTATTCAATATTACAATATTCCATTGCCGATGCTGATTAGCTATCGTGGCGAAATTGGCGAGCCAGTAGCCTGCCAGGTTGAAATGGCGGTGCACACAAAGGCGCTGTTGGCACAGATGAGCATTCCGACATATCATTTCCACGATCAGGAAGATGCAAATGAGCTCGATGATATTCTGAAATATTGCTTCATGGCCAAAAAGCCGGTCGCGATCCTAACTGATGCCAGTTTCTGGCAGGGGTACTAA
- a CDS encoding 4a-hydroxytetrahydrobiopterin dehydratase, with translation MSELSQKTCEACRLDAPKATDVEIKNFLASYPRWTLRDDDGTQKLHQIYNFTDFAAALAFTNAVGAIAEDEGHHPAILTEWGNVTITWWSHKIMGLHVNDFIMCAKCDAAYTAFRTV, from the coding sequence ATGTCAGAGTTAAGTCAGAAAACATGTGAAGCCTGTCGCCTTGATGCGCCAAAGGCCACGGACGTTGAAATTAAAAACTTTCTGGCCTCTTATCCGCGCTGGACGTTACGTGACGATGACGGCACCCAGAAACTGCATCAAATCTACAACTTTACTGATTTTGCCGCGGCATTGGCATTTACAAATGCCGTTGGTGCCATTGCCGAGGATGAAGGGCATCACCCAGCCATTCTAACCGAATGGGGCAATGTCACCATAACATGGTGGTCACACAAGATTATGGGGTTACATGTTAATGACTTCATCATGTGTGCTAAATGTGACGCGGCTTACACCGCTTTTCGCACAGTTTAA
- a CDS encoding NAD-dependent epimerase, with protein sequence MKILVTGAAGFIGMHSSLRLLARGDQVIGVDNLNDYYDVSLKQARLARLTSHKNFSFHQISVEDKDAMESLFATQKPDRVIHLAAQAGVRYSLTNPHAYIDANLQGFINILEGCRHNDVVHLAYASSSSVYGGNVAMPFSEHHNIDHPVSLYAATKKANELMAHTYSHLYDLPTTGLRFFTVYGPWGRPDMALFLFTKAMMEGREIDVFNNGEMVRDFTYIDDIVEGVIRVLDKTATANPDYDAHNPDPATAAAPYRVFNIGNGNPTPLMDYIGALESALGIEAKKNFMPMQPGDVPATSADTTELGKWVGFQPDTAVRDGVQYFVEWYLGYYGRNAAS encoded by the coding sequence GTGAAAATACTTGTAACTGGCGCTGCTGGCTTTATCGGAATGCATTCAAGTTTGCGGCTCTTGGCGCGCGGTGACCAGGTTATCGGCGTTGACAATTTGAATGATTATTATGATGTGTCTTTGAAACAGGCGCGTCTTGCCCGCCTAACATCGCATAAGAATTTCAGCTTTCATCAGATTAGCGTCGAAGACAAAGACGCAATGGAAAGCTTATTCGCCACCCAAAAACCTGACCGCGTTATTCATCTGGCCGCGCAAGCCGGTGTCCGCTATTCACTGACCAATCCCCATGCCTATATTGACGCTAATCTGCAAGGCTTTATCAACATTCTTGAAGGCTGCCGGCATAATGATGTGGTGCATCTTGCCTATGCGAGTTCGTCATCGGTCTATGGCGGTAATGTCGCAATGCCGTTTAGCGAGCATCACAATATCGATCATCCGGTCAGCCTCTATGCCGCGACCAAAAAAGCCAATGAATTGATGGCGCATACCTATAGCCATCTCTACGATCTGCCAACAACGGGTTTGCGCTTTTTTACCGTTTACGGGCCATGGGGGCGACCAGATATGGCGCTGTTTCTATTTACCAAAGCGATGATGGAAGGCCGCGAGATCGACGTTTTCAATAATGGCGAGATGGTGCGTGATTTCACCTATATTGATGATATTGTCGAAGGCGTGATCCGCGTATTGGATAAAACCGCAACCGCCAATCCCGATTATGATGCCCACAATCCCGATCCGGCCACCGCCGCCGCGCCCTATCGCGTGTTCAATATTGGTAATGGGAACCCGACGCCTTTGATGGATTATATCGGCGCGCTTGAGTCTGCTCTGGGTATCGAGGCCAAAAAGAATTTCATGCCCATGCAACCTGGCGACGTGCCAGCAACATCAGCCGATACAACCGAACTTGGCAAATGGGTTGGCTTCCAGCCAGATACGGCAGTGCGTGATGGCGTGCAATATTTTGTCGAGTGGTATCTTGGCTATTATGGTCGGAATGCTGCGAGCTAG
- the arsH gene encoding arsenical resistance protein ArsH, translated as MTIDLPQIAPEDIAAMADDFKAQSADNPPRILVLYGSLRARSYSRLLAEEVMRLLTAFGAEARTYNPSGLPLPDDADAEHPKVQELRDLAIWADGMVWISPERHGAMTAILKTQIDWIPLALGGVRPTQGKTLALMQVNGGSQSFNTVNQMRILGRWMRMLTIPNQSSVPKVYNEFDDEGRMLASPFYNRVVDVVEELMKFTLMTRGQADYLVDRYSERVESPAALSKRVNQTKT; from the coding sequence GTGACGATTGATCTGCCACAAATTGCGCCTGAAGATATTGCCGCCATGGCAGACGATTTCAAAGCGCAGAGCGCTGATAATCCACCCCGCATTCTGGTACTCTATGGATCGCTTCGCGCGCGTTCCTATTCACGGCTACTGGCCGAAGAGGTGATGCGGCTATTGACTGCCTTTGGCGCCGAAGCCAGAACCTATAATCCCAGCGGCTTGCCATTGCCTGATGATGCAGATGCCGAGCATCCAAAGGTACAGGAATTACGCGATCTGGCGATCTGGGCTGATGGTATGGTGTGGATATCGCCCGAACGACATGGCGCGATGACAGCCATCCTAAAAACACAGATTGACTGGATTCCCCTCGCACTTGGCGGCGTACGACCTACCCAGGGCAAGACGCTGGCACTGATGCAGGTCAATGGTGGTTCGCAAAGTTTTAATACGGTTAATCAGATGCGTATTTTGGGGCGCTGGATGCGTATGCTGACGATTCCCAATCAATCATCTGTCCCAAAAGTATATAACGAATTTGATGATGAGGGGCGCATGCTGGCCTCGCCTTTTTATAACCGTGTTGTCGATGTGGTCGAAGAATTGATGAAATTTACTCTGATGACACGCGGACAAGCAGATTATCTGGTAGATCGTTATTCGGAGCGCGTCGAGAGCCCAGCCGCATTATCAAAGCGTGTTAACCAAACAAAAACATAA
- a CDS encoding SEL1-like repeat protein, whose translation MPTDVANLKVKADADDSNAAFAVFDAYEDTKANTDTTWDVALHYLMLAAENEHPDALLAMGRLLIAGTKIDKDVDKGITLLRRAKELGNTDVDDVANELDVALGGTDHDDGTPDEDDTDADNMDNPNGIDRLDMPEGKNHSPATPKPKKGDKTKTRQTEGGTPDDTLTADQLLRMIKTKLSQLEKSDTMSAAHHFDILKTTIDDSENIKELQAIYDALDNPAYVKTLHDQPHAIIGWNPKQGIFYLDTGSGDKTDEDQVPLPKRSYQRGEVRNLIFAVFITIVVMIIFLNLLYAVRPL comes from the coding sequence ATGCCAACAGACGTTGCAAATCTCAAAGTAAAAGCTGATGCCGATGATAGCAACGCGGCCTTTGCCGTCTTTGATGCTTATGAAGACACCAAGGCGAACACCGATACAACATGGGATGTTGCCCTGCATTATCTAATGCTAGCCGCTGAAAACGAACATCCTGATGCCTTGCTGGCGATGGGGCGTTTACTGATCGCTGGTACGAAAATAGACAAAGATGTTGATAAAGGAATAACCCTGTTAAGGCGGGCAAAAGAGCTGGGCAATACAGATGTTGATGATGTTGCCAACGAGCTTGATGTTGCGCTTGGTGGGACGGATCATGACGATGGCACCCCTGATGAGGATGATACTGACGCTGATAATATGGACAATCCAAATGGCATAGACCGGTTGGACATGCCAGAGGGTAAAAATCATAGCCCAGCAACCCCCAAACCCAAAAAGGGTGACAAGACAAAGACAAGACAAACTGAAGGTGGCACGCCGGATGATACGCTCACAGCCGATCAGTTGTTGCGCATGATCAAGACCAAATTATCCCAGCTTGAAAAAAGTGATACCATGAGCGCCGCGCATCATTTTGACATTCTTAAAACTACCATCGATGATTCGGAAAACATTAAGGAACTGCAGGCGATTTACGATGCGCTGGACAACCCGGCCTATGTCAAAACATTGCACGACCAGCCCCATGCCATTATCGGCTGGAACCCGAAACAGGGCATATTCTATCTTGATACAGGAAGCGGTGATAAGACGGATGAAGATCAGGTCCCCCTGCCGAAACGATCATATCAGCGAGGCGAAGTCAGAAATCTTATCTTTGCCGTTTTCATCACAATTGTCGTGATGATCATTTTCTTGAACCTGTTATATGCTGTTCGCCCGCTTTAA